Proteins encoded together in one Streptomyces sp. NBC_01216 window:
- a CDS encoding carbohydrate kinase family protein → MIVVAGESLIDLVPDGSPGPLSPLVPRPGGGPYNTAVALARLGADVAFCSRVSTDAFGEALLGGLRAAGVHDGLVQRGPEPTALAVASVGPDGSAGYSFHVEGTADRLFALPDSLPDGVRALAFGTCSLALEPGASAYEALLRREAERGTPVLLDPNVRAALIPDAGTYRARFVSWLPHVSVLKLSEEDAAWLGGTPAQWLGRGPRAVVLTRGAAGLTAYTAAGEVSVPAVGVPVADTIGAGDTVNAALLHGLGDRAVGALDARAWRDLLGYAARAAAVTCTRPGAEPPYPHELGPFREPAG, encoded by the coding sequence GTGATCGTCGTCGCCGGTGAATCCCTGATCGACCTGGTGCCGGACGGCTCCCCGGGCCCCTTGTCCCCGCTGGTGCCCCGGCCGGGCGGAGGCCCGTACAACACGGCCGTGGCGCTGGCACGGCTCGGCGCGGACGTGGCCTTCTGCTCGCGGGTCTCCACGGACGCCTTCGGGGAGGCGCTCCTCGGGGGGCTACGGGCGGCGGGGGTCCACGACGGACTCGTGCAGCGCGGCCCGGAACCGACGGCACTGGCGGTCGCCTCGGTGGGGCCGGACGGCTCGGCAGGCTACTCCTTCCACGTCGAGGGGACCGCGGACCGGCTCTTCGCCCTGCCGGATTCCCTCCCGGACGGGGTGCGGGCCCTGGCCTTCGGCACCTGCTCGCTGGCCCTGGAGCCGGGCGCGAGCGCGTACGAGGCGCTGCTGCGACGGGAGGCGGAGCGCGGTACGCCGGTCCTGCTGGACCCCAACGTTCGGGCCGCCCTGATCCCCGACGCGGGGACCTACCGTGCCCGCTTCGTGTCCTGGCTGCCGCACGTCTCCGTCCTGAAGCTCTCGGAGGAGGACGCGGCCTGGCTGGGCGGCACGCCGGCCCAGTGGCTCGGGAGGGGGCCCCGCGCGGTCGTGCTGACCCGGGGTGCGGCGGGCCTGACCGCATACACCGCCGCCGGCGAGGTGTCGGTACCGGCGGTCGGCGTGCCGGTCGCCGACACGATCGGCGCGGGCGACACGGTGAACGCGGCGCTGCTGCACGGTCTGGGGGACCGGGCCGTGGGGGCCCTGGACGCGCGGGCCTGGCGAGATCTCCTCGGGTACGCGGCGAGGGCGGCGGCCGTGACCTGTACGCGTCCGGGCGCGGAGCCGCCGTACCCGCACGAACTGGGTCCGTTCCGGGAGCCCGCCGGATGA
- a CDS encoding Rieske (2Fe-2S) protein: protein MSGQSSRRTVLKGAALAGTAGLGVAACSTESNLGHAQVPTPTAPVPLGAPEEVPVGGARLYREQRVVVSCPAEGRYKAFSAQCTHAGCLLDEVEDNEGHCPCHGSRFDVTTGEAVQGPATVPLPEVPVRVEGGRLVAGPEA, encoded by the coding sequence ATGTCCGGCCAGTCCAGCCGCCGCACCGTACTCAAAGGCGCCGCACTCGCCGGTACCGCCGGGCTGGGCGTCGCCGCCTGTTCCACCGAGTCGAACCTGGGCCACGCCCAGGTCCCGACCCCGACGGCCCCGGTCCCCCTCGGCGCACCCGAGGAGGTGCCGGTCGGCGGCGCGCGGCTCTACCGCGAACAGCGGGTCGTGGTGAGCTGCCCCGCCGAGGGCCGCTACAAGGCGTTCAGCGCCCAGTGCACCCACGCCGGATGCCTGCTCGACGAGGTCGAGGACAACGAGGGCCATTGCCCCTGCCACGGCAGCCGCTTCGACGTCACCACCGGCGAGGCCGTCCAGGGCCCGGCGACCGTCCCGCTCCCCGAGGTCCCGGTCAGGGTCGAGGGCGGCAGGCTCGTCGCGGGACCGGAGGCGTAA
- a CDS encoding papain-like cysteine protease family protein: MRRRKTSLAALAAAALFLVPTTSASAATPASGAPAPVAAPAGSDVSALAYKRLGITMQAQQKSNWCWAASGNTIATWFGRGYSQNQFCNAAFRRTQGYDCPDNQATLGHVQTGLSWAGISPGSYVNGWLRYSTVQSEINADRPVETRIQWSSGGGHMHVVYGYDDSGSWVYWGDPWPSSDRYNWASHAWYVNNGSFSWTHSLYRIGA, translated from the coding sequence ATGCGCAGGAGAAAAACGTCCCTCGCGGCACTCGCCGCTGCCGCCCTCTTCCTCGTCCCCACCACCTCGGCCTCCGCCGCCACCCCGGCCTCCGGTGCCCCGGCCCCTGTCGCCGCCCCGGCCGGGAGCGACGTGTCGGCCCTCGCGTACAAGCGCCTCGGCATCACCATGCAGGCGCAGCAGAAGAGCAACTGGTGCTGGGCCGCATCCGGCAACACCATCGCGACCTGGTTCGGCCGCGGCTACTCGCAGAACCAGTTCTGCAACGCCGCCTTCCGGCGGACCCAGGGGTACGACTGCCCCGACAACCAGGCCACGCTGGGCCATGTGCAGACCGGTCTGAGCTGGGCGGGCATCAGCCCCGGCTCGTACGTCAACGGCTGGCTGCGGTACTCCACCGTGCAGAGCGAGATCAACGCCGACCGCCCGGTCGAGACACGGATCCAGTGGTCGAGCGGTGGTGGCCACATGCACGTGGTCTACGGCTACGACGACTCCGGCAGCTGGGTGTACTGGGGGGACCCCTGGCCCTCCAGCGACCGCTACAACTGGGCCTCGCACGCCTGGTACGTGAACAACGGCTCGTTCTCCTGGACCCACTCGCTCTACCGGATCGGGGCGTGA